One region of Wyeomyia smithii strain HCP4-BCI-WySm-NY-G18 chromosome 3, ASM2978416v1, whole genome shotgun sequence genomic DNA includes:
- the LOC129728635 gene encoding uncharacterized protein K02A2.6-like translates to MALKWEEIVRASRDDVEIRQVIEALESESEDDMPLLFIVIVTELCQLDDVLLRIDRIVVPESLRQPVLQIVHEGHPGVRIRKSHLRTNVWWPKMDQHVETYVKACRGCALVATPNLSEPTVRKSLPSAPWEQIAVDFLGPLPDGENLLVCIDFYSRFIEVVEMDNITTASTIKELPTIFSRYGVPRQLRADNGPQFSSEEFETFCDEYSIHLESTIPYWPQMNGEVERQNRSILKRLRIAQELGQDWRKDSSNHSTTGKAPAELMFGRQMRQMQAANRTHFHVR, encoded by the coding sequence ATGGCTTTGAAGTGGGAAGAGATTGTACGCGCTAGTAGAGATGATGTAGAAATACGACAGGTAATTGAAGCCCTGGAATCCGAATCTGAGGATGACATGCCTCTGTTATTTATAGTTATAGTAACCGAACTTTGTCAGTTGGATGATGTGTTATTGAGGATAGACCGGATTGTAGTTCCTGAAAGTCTGCGACAGCCAGTTCTACAGATAGTCCATGAGGGACATCCGGGTGTTCGAATCAGGAAGAGTCACCTACGAACGaatgtgtggtggcctaaaatgGACCAGCATGTCGAAACGTATGTGAAAGCATGCCGTGGATGTGCATTAGTTGCCACTCCCAATCTATCAGAACCGACGGTTAGAAAGAGCCTTCCCTCCGCCCCTTGGGAACAAATTGCTGTGGACTTTCTAGGTCCGCTTCCGGACGGCGAGAATTTGCTGGTTTGCATTGACTTTTACAGTAGATTCATAGAAGTCGTCGAAATGGATAATATTACTACAGCATCAACTATTAAAGAGCTTCCGACCATTTTCTCGCGTTATGGAGTTCCAAGGCAATTGCGTGCGGATAATGGGCCCCAGTTTTCTTCTGAGGAGTTCGAGACATTCTGTGATGAATATAGTATTCATCTGGAAAGTACTATTCCGTATTGGCCACAGATGAACGGGGAAGTCGAACGACAGAACCGTTCTATTTTAAAACGGCTCCGTATAGCACAGGAACTGGGACAGGACTGGCGGAAGGACTCTTCGAATCACTCTACCACAGGCAAGGCACCTGCCGAGCTAATGTTTGGCCGCCAAATGCGCCAAATGCAAGCTGCCAACCGTACCCATTTTCACGTACGATGA
- the LOC129728636 gene encoding uncharacterized protein K02A2.6-like has protein sequence MALKWEEIVRASRDDVEIRQVIEALESESEDDMPLLFIVIVTELCQLDDVLLRIDRIVVPESLRQPVLQIVHEGHPGVRIRKSHLRTNVWWPKMDQHVETYVKACRGCALVATPNLPEPTVRKSLPSAPWEQIAVDFLGPLPDGENLLVCIDFYSRFIEVVEMDNITTASTIKELPTIFSRYGVPRQLRADNGPQFSSEEFETFCDEYSIHLESTIPYWPQMNGEVERQNRSILKRLRIAQELGQDWRKDSSNHSTTGKAPAELMFGRQMRQMQAANRTPYHVR, from the coding sequence ATGGCTTTGAAGTGGGAAGAGATTGTACGCGCTAGTAGAGATGATGTAGAAATACGACAGGTAATTGAAGCCCTGGAATCCGAATCTGAGGATGACATGCCTCTGTTATTTATAGTTATAGTAACCGAACTTTGTCAGTTGGATGATGTGTTATTGAGGATAGACCGGATTGTAGTTCCTGAAAGTCTGCGACAGCCAGTTCTACAGATAGTCCATGAGGGACATCCGGGTGTTCGAATCAGGAAGAGTCACCTACGAACGaatgtgtggtggcctaaaatgGACCAGCATGTCGAAACGTATGTGAAAGCATGCCGTGGATGTGCATTAGTTGCCACTCCCAATCTACCAGAACCGACGGTTAGAAAGAGCCTTCCCTCCGCCCCTTGGGAACAAATTGCTGTGGACTTTCTAGGTCCGCTTCCGGACGGCGAGAATTTGCTGGTTTGCATTGACTTTTACAGTAGATTCATAGAAGTCGTCGAAATGGATAATATTACTACAGCATCAACTATTAAAGAGCTTCCGACCATTTTCTCGCGTTATGGAGTTCCAAGGCAATTGCGTGCGGATAATGGGCCCCAGTTTTCTTCTGAGGAGTTCGAGACATTCTGTGATGAATATAGTATTCATCTGGAAAGTACTATTCCGTATTGGCCACAGATGAACGGGGAAGTCGAACGACAGAACCGTTCTATTTTAAAACGGCTCCGTATAGCACAGGAACTGGGACAGGACTGGCGGAAGGACTCTTCGAATCACTCTACCACAGGCAAGGCACCTGCCGAGCTAATGTTTGGCCGCCAAATGCGCCAAATGCAAGCTGCCAACCGTACCCCTTATCACGTACGATGA
- the LOC129728637 gene encoding uncharacterized protein LOC129728637: protein MSLICHSCANDINEGHVICRGFCSAIFHPRCTGIAAVAFEDVIKNAQLFWLCKSCTSLMKGIRVRNTARSAHEAGLEEALNTHSGIMENLKAEILNELKNEIRTNFATLMNSNSFTPRSIRHTATDSRFTKPRRLFNSDTNRSNKPPLLHGTGSTLSASTEIAVVPAARPKFCLYLSRIAREVSAEQVTALARKRLGTEDILVTRLVAEGRDINTLSFVSFKILMNAELKTKALSTSTWPRGVVYREFSDNRSSENFWQPKPTSYDPLNILPDPNIAAMDE from the coding sequence ATGTCCCTCATTTGCCATTCGTGCGCTAACGACATTAATGAAGGTCACGTTATTTGCCGTGGCTTCTGCTCTGCTATATTCCATCCCAGATGCACTGGTATCGCTGCTGTCGCTTTCGAGGATGTGATAAAAAATGCACAATTATTTTGGCTGTGCAAATCCTGCACATCGCTGATGAAAGGCATTCGTGTTAGGAATACTGCTCGCTCTGCTCACGAAGCGGGTTTAGAAGAAGCATTAAACACTCATAGTGGCATTATGGAGAATCTCAAAGCCGAAATTTTGAACGAACTGAAGAATGAGATCAGAACGAACTTTGCCACATTGATGAATTCAAATTCGTTTACGCCAAGATCAATTAGACACACCGCTACCGATTCTCGATTTACCAAACCCCGCCGACTGTTCAATTCTGACACAAACCGGTCCAATAAACCACCGCTCTTGCACGGTACGGGCAGCACGCTCTCTGCCTCCACCGAAATTGCAGTTGTGCCTGCAGCTAGGCCTAAATTTTGCCTGTACCTTTCGCGGATCGCTCGTGAGGTATCTGCGGAACAAGTAACCGCCTTAGCTAGAAAACGACTTGGAACGGAGGACATTCTTGTGACTCGGCTAGTGGCGGAGGGAAGAGATATTAACACTCTTtcttttgtttcttttaaaatactAATGAACGCTGAGTTAAAAACTAAAGCTCTATCAACTTCTACTTGGCCTAGGGGAGTTGTTTACCGCGAGTTCTCCGATAACAGGTCTAGCGAAAATTTTTGGCAACCGAAACCTACATCGTACGACCCGCTAAACATCTTACCAGATCCAAACATAGCAGCAATGGACGAATAG